Proteins encoded in a region of the Phaenicophaeus curvirostris isolate KB17595 chromosome 1, BPBGC_Pcur_1.0, whole genome shotgun sequence genome:
- the ING3 gene encoding inhibitor of growth protein 3 isoform X1, which yields MLYLEDYLEMIEQLPMDLRDRFTEMREMDLQVQNAMDQLEQRVNEFFMNAKKNKPEWREEQMTSIKKDYYKALEDADEKVQLANQIYDLVDRHLRKLDQELAKFKMELEADNAGITEILERRSLELDTPSQPVNNHHAHSHTPVEKRKHNPSSHHGTADHVPEKKFKSEALLSTLTSDASKENTPGCRNSNSSSSSNNAYNTNSSQPLASYNLGSLSSGSGAGAITMAAAQAVQATAQMKEGRRTSSLKASYEAFKNNDFQLGREFSLSRDSTGYSSSALASTLTQTLSSSTTDSRSGRKSKNNNKSSSQQSSSSSSSSSLSSCSSSSALAQELSQQATVIPESDSNSQVDWTYDPNEPRYCICNQVSYGEMVGCDNQDCPIEWFHYGCVGLTEAPKGKWYCPQCTAAMKRRGSRHK from the exons ATGCTGTATCTGGAGGACTATCTGGAGA TGATCGAGCAGCTTCCCATGGATCTGCGCGACAGGTTCACCGAGATGCGCGAGATGGACCTGCAGGTGCAGA ATGCAATGGATCAGCTTGAGCAGAGGGTAAATGAATTTTTTATGAacgcaaagaaaaacaaacctgaatGGAGGGAAGAACAAATGACATCTATCAAAAAA GATTATTATAAGGCTTTGGAAGATGCAGATGAAAAAGTGCAACTGGCTAATCAAATATATGATTTG GTAGACCGTCATTTGAGAAAACTGGACCAGGAGCTCGCTAAATTTAAAATGGAACTTGAAGCAGATAATGCTGGAATTACAGAAATACTGGAGAGAC GGTCTCTGGAGTTGGATACACCATCACAGCCTGTGAATAACCATCATGCCCATTCTCACACTCCAGTAGAGA AAAGGAAACACAATCCATCTTCTCACCATGGTACAGCAGATCATGTTCCTGAAAAGAAGTTTAAATCTGAAGCTCTTCTATCTACCCTGACTTCAGATGCTTCTAAAGAAAATACACCAG GGTGTCGAAACAGTAATTCATCATCCTCTTCAAACAATGCATACAATACAAACTCTTCTCAACCATTGGCATCATATAACCTGGGCTCATTATCTTCAGGATCCGGGGCCGGTGCAATTACCATGGCAGCAGCTCAAGCAGTGCAAGCCACGGCACAG ATGAAGGAAGGAAGACGAACTTCCAGTCTAAAAGCCAGCTATGAAGCATTTAAGAACAATGATTTTCAACTTGGAAGAGAATTTTCGTTATCCAGAGATTCAACTGGATATTCATCATCAGCCTTGGCATCTACGTTAACACAGACGTTAAGTTCATCAACCACAGATTCACGAAGTGGCAGAAAAAGCAA aaacaacaacaaatcctCAAGTCAGCAGTCCTCatcatcttcctcttcttcttctctatCATCGTGTTCTTCTTCATCTGCATTGGCACAAGAACTGTCTCAGCAAGCAACAGTAATACCAGAGTCTGATTCTAATAGCCAGGTTGACTGGACCTATGATCCAAATGAGCCACGTTACTGCATTTGTAATCAG gTGTCCTATGGCGAAATGGTAGGCTGTGATAACCAAGAT TGCCCTATTGAGTGGTTCCACTATGGATGTGTTGGACTGACAGAAGCACCGAAAGGGAAATGGTACTGTCCACAGTGTACGGCTGCAATGAAGAGAAGAGGCAGTAGACATAAATAA
- the ING3 gene encoding inhibitor of growth protein 3 isoform X2, with translation MLYLEDYLEMIEQLPMDLRDRFTEMREMDLQVQNAMDQLEQRVNEFFMNAKKNKPEWREEQMTSIKKDYYKALEDADEKVQLANQIYDLVDRHLRKLDQELAKFKMELEADNAGITEILERRSLELDTPSQPVNNHHAHSHTPVEKRKHNPSSHHGTADHVPEKKFKSEALLSTLTSDASKENTPGSGAGAITMAAAQAVQATAQMKEGRRTSSLKASYEAFKNNDFQLGREFSLSRDSTGYSSSALASTLTQTLSSSTTDSRSGRKSKNNNKSSSQQSSSSSSSSSLSSCSSSSALAQELSQQATVIPESDSNSQVDWTYDPNEPRYCICNQVSYGEMVGCDNQDCPIEWFHYGCVGLTEAPKGKWYCPQCTAAMKRRGSRHK, from the exons ATGCTGTATCTGGAGGACTATCTGGAGA TGATCGAGCAGCTTCCCATGGATCTGCGCGACAGGTTCACCGAGATGCGCGAGATGGACCTGCAGGTGCAGA ATGCAATGGATCAGCTTGAGCAGAGGGTAAATGAATTTTTTATGAacgcaaagaaaaacaaacctgaatGGAGGGAAGAACAAATGACATCTATCAAAAAA GATTATTATAAGGCTTTGGAAGATGCAGATGAAAAAGTGCAACTGGCTAATCAAATATATGATTTG GTAGACCGTCATTTGAGAAAACTGGACCAGGAGCTCGCTAAATTTAAAATGGAACTTGAAGCAGATAATGCTGGAATTACAGAAATACTGGAGAGAC GGTCTCTGGAGTTGGATACACCATCACAGCCTGTGAATAACCATCATGCCCATTCTCACACTCCAGTAGAGA AAAGGAAACACAATCCATCTTCTCACCATGGTACAGCAGATCATGTTCCTGAAAAGAAGTTTAAATCTGAAGCTCTTCTATCTACCCTGACTTCAGATGCTTCTAAAGAAAATACACCAG GATCCGGGGCCGGTGCAATTACCATGGCAGCAGCTCAAGCAGTGCAAGCCACGGCACAG ATGAAGGAAGGAAGACGAACTTCCAGTCTAAAAGCCAGCTATGAAGCATTTAAGAACAATGATTTTCAACTTGGAAGAGAATTTTCGTTATCCAGAGATTCAACTGGATATTCATCATCAGCCTTGGCATCTACGTTAACACAGACGTTAAGTTCATCAACCACAGATTCACGAAGTGGCAGAAAAAGCAA aaacaacaacaaatcctCAAGTCAGCAGTCCTCatcatcttcctcttcttcttctctatCATCGTGTTCTTCTTCATCTGCATTGGCACAAGAACTGTCTCAGCAAGCAACAGTAATACCAGAGTCTGATTCTAATAGCCAGGTTGACTGGACCTATGATCCAAATGAGCCACGTTACTGCATTTGTAATCAG gTGTCCTATGGCGAAATGGTAGGCTGTGATAACCAAGAT TGCCCTATTGAGTGGTTCCACTATGGATGTGTTGGACTGACAGAAGCACCGAAAGGGAAATGGTACTGTCCACAGTGTACGGCTGCAATGAAGAGAAGAGGCAGTAGACATAAATAA
- the ING3 gene encoding inhibitor of growth protein 3 isoform X3 — protein sequence MDQLEQRVNEFFMNAKKNKPEWREEQMTSIKKDYYKALEDADEKVQLANQIYDLVDRHLRKLDQELAKFKMELEADNAGITEILERRSLELDTPSQPVNNHHAHSHTPVEKRKHNPSSHHGTADHVPEKKFKSEALLSTLTSDASKENTPGCRNSNSSSSSNNAYNTNSSQPLASYNLGSLSSGSGAGAITMAAAQAVQATAQMKEGRRTSSLKASYEAFKNNDFQLGREFSLSRDSTGYSSSALASTLTQTLSSSTTDSRSGRKSKNNNKSSSQQSSSSSSSSSLSSCSSSSALAQELSQQATVIPESDSNSQVDWTYDPNEPRYCICNQVSYGEMVGCDNQDCPIEWFHYGCVGLTEAPKGKWYCPQCTAAMKRRGSRHK from the exons ATGGATCAGCTTGAGCAGAGGGTAAATGAATTTTTTATGAacgcaaagaaaaacaaacctgaatGGAGGGAAGAACAAATGACATCTATCAAAAAA GATTATTATAAGGCTTTGGAAGATGCAGATGAAAAAGTGCAACTGGCTAATCAAATATATGATTTG GTAGACCGTCATTTGAGAAAACTGGACCAGGAGCTCGCTAAATTTAAAATGGAACTTGAAGCAGATAATGCTGGAATTACAGAAATACTGGAGAGAC GGTCTCTGGAGTTGGATACACCATCACAGCCTGTGAATAACCATCATGCCCATTCTCACACTCCAGTAGAGA AAAGGAAACACAATCCATCTTCTCACCATGGTACAGCAGATCATGTTCCTGAAAAGAAGTTTAAATCTGAAGCTCTTCTATCTACCCTGACTTCAGATGCTTCTAAAGAAAATACACCAG GGTGTCGAAACAGTAATTCATCATCCTCTTCAAACAATGCATACAATACAAACTCTTCTCAACCATTGGCATCATATAACCTGGGCTCATTATCTTCAGGATCCGGGGCCGGTGCAATTACCATGGCAGCAGCTCAAGCAGTGCAAGCCACGGCACAG ATGAAGGAAGGAAGACGAACTTCCAGTCTAAAAGCCAGCTATGAAGCATTTAAGAACAATGATTTTCAACTTGGAAGAGAATTTTCGTTATCCAGAGATTCAACTGGATATTCATCATCAGCCTTGGCATCTACGTTAACACAGACGTTAAGTTCATCAACCACAGATTCACGAAGTGGCAGAAAAAGCAA aaacaacaacaaatcctCAAGTCAGCAGTCCTCatcatcttcctcttcttcttctctatCATCGTGTTCTTCTTCATCTGCATTGGCACAAGAACTGTCTCAGCAAGCAACAGTAATACCAGAGTCTGATTCTAATAGCCAGGTTGACTGGACCTATGATCCAAATGAGCCACGTTACTGCATTTGTAATCAG gTGTCCTATGGCGAAATGGTAGGCTGTGATAACCAAGAT TGCCCTATTGAGTGGTTCCACTATGGATGTGTTGGACTGACAGAAGCACCGAAAGGGAAATGGTACTGTCCACAGTGTACGGCTGCAATGAAGAGAAGAGGCAGTAGACATAAATAA